The Candidatus Cloacimonadota bacterium genome has a window encoding:
- the dut gene encoding dUTP diphosphatase, which produces MNYVKIKRNTDSAKLPIKKTPHSSGYDIFADIKEEIILKPGLVELIPSGFSLEIPPGFEAQIRPRSGLAIKHKIGVLNSPGTIDADYRGEVKVILINHGMKDFVITKQMRIAQIVFLQVPQIEIVETDEINETERNARGFGHTGLTD; this is translated from the coding sequence ATGAATTACGTTAAAATAAAAAGAAATACCGATAGTGCCAAACTGCCGATTAAGAAAACTCCCCACTCTTCCGGCTATGATATTTTCGCAGACATCAAGGAAGAGATAATCCTGAAACCAGGATTGGTTGAATTAATTCCGTCCGGATTTTCCCTTGAAATCCCCCCCGGTTTTGAAGCACAAATAAGACCAAGAAGCGGTTTGGCAATTAAGCACAAAATCGGAGTTTTGAACTCTCCCGGAACGATTGATGCAGATTATCGAGGCGAAGTGAAAGTGATCCTAATAAATCACGGAATGAAAGATTTCGTTATTACCAAACAGATGCGAATTGCTCAGATAGTTTTTTTGCAGGTTCCACAAATAGAAATCGTAGAAACTGACGAGATAAACGAAACTGAGAGAAACGCCAGAGGTTTCGGGCATACGGGATTAACGGATTGA
- a CDS encoding methyltransferase, translating to MCKYTYDDLLYNDLKIFQHKNGYRSSEDSLILQDCILNYTSKNFLGNAFEFGTGCGIISILLAAKRENISLTSIEVQSSLYELAEKNVKYCELSPKITLIHMDGRNVAKKFSPGTFEIAFSNPPFFEPNEGRLSPIRERQIAKHEILCSLVDILDIFSYLLKLDGMGFVIYPKTRCLQFDSELYKRRDNLKPIAYKFYQNYANEVKINLMPKFQKPKKGESSPQNSFLPPNKFSEIIAQNNFNLFVAVVQKIRNYD from the coding sequence ATGTGCAAATACACTTACGATGACCTTCTCTACAACGATCTAAAAATATTTCAACATAAAAACGGATATAGAAGTAGCGAAGATTCTCTCATTCTCCAAGATTGTATTCTTAATTACACAAGTAAAAATTTCTTAGGAAACGCATTTGAATTCGGTACCGGTTGTGGAATTATTTCCATCTTGCTTGCTGCAAAGCGAGAAAATATTTCTCTTACATCCATCGAAGTTCAATCTTCCCTATATGAGCTTGCAGAAAAAAACGTGAAATATTGTGAACTATCCCCTAAAATTACATTAATCCACATGGACGGCAGAAATGTCGCAAAGAAATTTTCTCCCGGAACTTTTGAAATAGCATTTTCAAATCCTCCTTTTTTTGAACCGAACGAGGGACGCTTGAGCCCGATCAGAGAAAGGCAAATTGCAAAACACGAAATTCTTTGTTCTCTCGTGGATATCTTGGACATTTTTTCCTACTTGCTAAAACTCGATGGAATGGGCTTTGTCATTTATCCCAAAACACGATGCTTACAATTTGATAGCGAACTTTACAAAAGAAGAGATAATCTCAAGCCGATCGCTTACAAATTCTATCAAAATTATGCTAATGAAGTAAAAATAAATCTTATGCCGAAATTTCAAAAACCAAAAAAGGGTGAATCCAGTCCCCAAAATTCGTTTTTGCCTCCAAACAAATTTTCGGAAATTATTGCACAAAATAATTTTAATCTATTTGTGGCTGTGGTGCAAAAGATAAGAAACTATGATTAA
- the pgsA gene encoding CDP-diacylglycerol--glycerol-3-phosphate 3-phosphatidyltransferase: MKKYKHNIPNLLTILRIVFIPFFVYSALKEYYLTSMILFVFASLTDAFDGMIARKYNYVSNFGKMFDPLADKLLVVAALLIFVYWDVLSWWIVAIILLREIFLTLYRNYLSRKNIVLAANIFGKIKTTEQMVAIIITLVYKVYISFFIEPIPFISTGIIWLFYLAAFLSWFSAAIYLKQTWRKNTNEN, translated from the coding sequence ATGAAAAAGTACAAGCATAACATTCCCAATTTGCTCACAATTTTGCGGATTGTCTTCATTCCATTTTTTGTATATTCTGCCCTTAAGGAATATTACCTAACAAGCATGATTCTGTTTGTTTTCGCTTCGCTCACAGATGCTTTTGATGGTATGATTGCTCGAAAATATAATTATGTTTCAAATTTTGGGAAAATGTTCGACCCGCTTGCTGATAAACTATTGGTTGTGGCTGCCCTGCTTATTTTTGTTTATTGGGATGTTTTGAGTTGGTGGATTGTTGCAATCATTTTATTAAGGGAAATTTTTCTTACTTTATATCGAAATTATTTATCCCGAAAAAATATCGTACTGGCAGCTAATATTTTTGGAAAGATAAAAACCACAGAACAAATGGTGGCAATAATCATTACCCTTGTTTACAAAGTTTACATAAGTTTTTTCATAGAGCCGATACCATTTATCTCAACCGGAATTATCTGGCTTTTTTATCTTGCAGCGTTCCTTAGCTGGTTCTCGGCTGCGATTTATTTAAAACAAACGTGGAGAAAAAACACAAATGAAAATTAG
- a CDS encoding DUF4837 family protein encodes MKIRNLLFLTLILITLFGCGKSGSDKNRPNIHKPFSWGKFNDIYAFADNQIWDYGQLKLHENLERMFYTTSNEKYFTLERKKIAAIKQNYKFANLLFFCDVHSNKPVSEYVKKLLPDKVATISDSLSATMIATKDLWVQNQTVIFVIGKDVESVLLYTFENITRIFEVFQNRRMQRLKRLVYKTGLNKKEMEYEREHYPWELKLPKGYITFKRDDESNFVSYLLRVKKYPDRFLGIYWEKMPENIVNKEWLRNKRLMIGKKYYEGDEFYLKDVIQQKYKFESFNGFKLFGKWQNETNCTGGAFASFAFYDKEQKIAYLIDNSVYFPEGDKLIALMKLEIISKTFHTKK; translated from the coding sequence ATGAAAATTAGAAATTTATTATTTTTAACCCTAATACTTATCACACTGTTTGGTTGCGGAAAATCAGGAAGCGATAAAAATCGTCCGAACATTCACAAACCATTTTCCTGGGGAAAATTTAACGATATTTATGCGTTTGCAGACAATCAAATCTGGGACTATGGGCAATTAAAACTGCACGAGAATCTGGAACGAATGTTTTATACAACCTCGAATGAAAAATATTTCACATTAGAAAGAAAAAAAATTGCTGCCATTAAGCAAAATTACAAATTTGCCAACCTCCTTTTCTTTTGTGATGTTCATTCAAATAAGCCCGTTTCCGAATATGTGAAGAAACTTCTGCCTGATAAAGTTGCCACAATTTCCGACTCACTTTCTGCAACCATGATAGCCACAAAAGATCTTTGGGTGCAAAATCAAACTGTGATTTTTGTTATTGGAAAAGACGTAGAATCGGTACTGCTCTACACTTTCGAGAATATTACTCGGATTTTTGAAGTTTTTCAAAATCGGAGGATGCAAAGATTGAAAAGATTAGTTTATAAAACAGGCTTGAATAAAAAAGAAATGGAATATGAACGAGAACACTATCCGTGGGAATTGAAATTGCCAAAAGGATATATTACTTTTAAAAGGGATGATGAATCGAATTTTGTTTCCTATCTACTGCGAGTCAAAAAATATCCCGATAGATTCCTTGGGATTTATTGGGAAAAAATGCCGGAAAATATTGTAAACAAGGAATGGCTTCGGAATAAGAGATTGATGATCGGAAAAAAATATTATGAGGGTGATGAATTCTATCTAAAAGATGTGATTCAGCAAAAATATAAATTTGAGTCCTTTAACGGATTCAAACTTTTTGGGAAATGGCAAAATGAGACAAACTGCACCGGTGGAGCGTTTGCCAGTTTTGCTTTTTATGATAAGGAACAAAAAATTGCCTACTTAATTGATAATTCCGTTTATTTCCCGGAAGGGGATAAATTGATAGCCCTAATGAAGCTGGAGATTATTAGTAAAACATTTCACACAAAAAAATAA